The stretch of DNA TGGACGGTGGGCATTGGCCTGCTGGGATCGGCGACTCCCCGCTACCCAGGGGAGGCGGCACGCGAGTGGGACGTGGCGGATCTGAAGGGGATCCTGGACGCGCTGCACGCCGCCCTGGGGATGCCCGCCCCGGCCTACCGGCCGGAGAGCCCCGCCGAGCACCATCCCCACCTGCACCCAGGGCGCGCGGCCCGGGTGGTGGACGGCGGCGATCGTTCCTACGGCTCGGTGGGGGAGGTGCAGCCGGCGGTGGCCTTGTCATGGGACCTGCCGGGCCGACCACTGGTGGCCGCACTCCACCTGGAGCCCAATGGCCTGTTCGACCTGCCGCCCCTGAGCAAGCGTGCGGGGCCGGTTCCGGCCGCCCAGCCGGTGGACCGGGACCTGGCGGTCGTCGTGGACGTCGCGACGCCGGTCGGGGAGCTGCTGCGCCTGGCGCGTCGCAACGCGGGGCCCATGCTGTCCGACCTGCACCTGTTCGATACATACCGCGGCGCGCAGGTCGGCGAAGGGCGGATCTCGTACGGGCTCGCGTTCCGCTTCCAGCCCCAATCGGTCGCGGACGAACGGGCCGTGGATCGCGCCATGGATAAGATCCGCGGCGCCCTGCGCCACCACCTGGGAGCCGAGATCCGATAGTACGGAGCCCGCTCGATGGACACCGCTGGTACCCTTCGCGGCGTCGATTGGAGGACGAGCCGACGTGGAAGTAATCGCCGAGTTCACCGTCACCGACCTGGTGGTCCTGGTCACGCTGGCCGGTGGCGTGCTGATGGGATTCACGCAGGGCACCCTGCGCTACGTCCTGAGCTCGGTCGCGGTCCTGGTGGCCTTCGTCGTGGCCAGCCTGCTCAAGGGTCCCATCGCGGACGCGCTCGGGACGGTCTGGCGGGCCTCCACCCCCGCACAGCAGGAGCTGTGGATCTACGTCCTGCTGCTGGCCATCAGCATCATCGGCGGATGGTTCCTGGTGCGCATGTTCTATCGACAGACCCGGCTGCCGATCTATCGCCGCCTGGACGAGATAGGCGGCGCGGTCCTGGGAGTGCTGTTCGTGATCCTGGTCTACAGCGTCACCCTCGTCGCACTGGACACGTACTTCCTGCAGGCGGACCAGGCCGTGGTCGACGCCTCGCCGGGGCTCGGCGCGCTCTACCAGTTCCTGAACGACTCGGTTCTCGTGAGCTGGTTCCGCGACTACGTGATTCCCATCGCCGGGTTCGTGCTGCGCCCGTTCGTCCCCGACGACATCGACCAGTTTCTGGGCTCCTGACCCCGCTGACCGATCGGCGCTGGTTCGATCGTTCGGCACTCGACGTTGCGCCGGAGCTGCTGGGCGCCTTCTTGACGCATGAAACGCCCGAGGGTCGTGTGACGGTGCGTCTGGTCGAGACCGAGGCCTACCTGGGCCCCGAGGACCCGGCCGCGCACTCGGCGCGCGGCCCGACGGCGCGGAATGAGCCGATGTGGGGGCCACCGGGGCACCTGTACGTGTATCGGATCTATGGGATCCACGACTGCGTGAACGTGGTGTGCGGCCCCGGAACCAAGCCCGAGGCCGTGCTCCTGCGCGGGGGCGAGGTCATCGAGGGCGAGGAGCTGGCGCGCCGACGGCGTGGCCCGAAGCCATCCACCGCCCGCCTGGCGGCCGGTCCGGGCAACCTCGGGCGTGCGCTGGGGATCGGTCGTGACCTCAGCGGCGCCGACCTGCTGACCGGGCCCGTGAGCCTCATCATGGGCGCCCCCCCGCCGGCGGTCGCGTCCCGCCCGCGGGTCGGGGTCGGCTACGCCGGCGCCTGGGCCGCGCGCCCGTATCGGTTCGTGATTCCGAATGACCCGCACCTCTCGCGCCGCTGAGCCCGACCCCGCCAGTCTGCGGGCGCTGGAATTCGCGGCCATCACCGAGCAGCTGGCTGCGCGGACCGCGTTCGCGCCCTCGCGCGAGATGGCGGAGGCCACGCTCCCGGTTGGCGATGCGGTCCACGTCGCGTTCCTCCACGACCAGACCGATGAAGCCATGCGTCTGCTTGAGCTCCATGCCGATGCCACGATCGGGGGTGCGCGCGACATCCGGCCCGCCCTGGCCCGCGCCCGGCGCGGTGGACGCCTGGTGCCGGCCGATTTGCTGGACGTTGCCGGCACCCTCCACGCCACCGACCTGTTTCGGCGCCGGCTGACGCGCTGGCCCGGCCCGCAGCTGGCGGGGGTGCGCGAGGATCTCGAGCCGGCGCCTGCCCTGCGCGAGCAGATCGAGCGCAGCATCGATCCAGGCGGGGAGATCCTGGACAGCGCGTCGCCGGCGCTGAAGACGGCGCGGCGCCGGATCCGAGTGGCGCAGGAGCGCCTCCGCGAGCGGCTGAACGCGATGCTCCACTCCCCGGACCTGGCTGGCGCCATCGGCGACGCGATCGTCACCCAGCGGGGCGGCCGGTACGTGATCCCGGTCCGAGCCGAGGCCAAGGGCCGCGTCCCGGGCATCGTCCACGACCAGAGCGCCTCGGCGGCCACCCTGTTCATCGAGCCCCTGGCGGTGGTGGAGCTGAACAACGCCTGGACCGAGGCCACGCTCGAGGCGGCCGAGGAGGAGAAGCGGGTCCTCGAGGCCTTGTCGCGCGAGGTGGAACGCCAGGCCGAGGCCCTATCGACCTCGCTGGCGGGACTGGCGCGGGCCGACCTGTGGCTCGCGCGCGCCCGGCTGGCGGGTGAGATGGACGCCGTGCGGCCGGCCGTGGCGGAGGACGCGGTCGAGCTCCTCTCCGCCCGTCACCCGCTGCTGGGCGCGGAGGCGGTACCCATCGACCTGCGCCTGGGCGAGCGCTTCGGGTATCGGGCGCTGGTCATCACCGGTCCGAACACTGGCGGCAAGACGGTGGCGCTGAAGACCCTGGGTCTGCTGGCTCTCATGCACCAGGCCGGTCTGCGCGTACCGGCGGCGGATGGGGCGCGGCTCCCGGTCTTCGCGCGAATCATGGCCGACATCGGCGACGAACAGAGCATCGCCCAGTCGCTGTCAACCTTCTCCAGCCACCTGCGCAACGTCGTCCGCTTCCTCGAGGTCGCCGGACCGCAGACCCTGGTGCTGCTCGACGAGATCGGCGCCGGCACCGATCCGACCGAGGGCTCGGCGTTGGCCATGGCGGTGCTCACGGTCCTCCTCGAGCGCGGGGCGCTGGTCGCCGCCACCACCCATTACGCCGAGCTGAAGGCCTTCGCCGAGATCCAACCGGGGGTGACGAACGCCGCGGTCGAGTTCGACGTGGCCACGTTGCGCCCCACCTACCACCTGTCGATCGGCCTTCCGGGCGCCTCGCAGGCCTTCGCCATCGCGGAGCGGCTGGGCCTAGCGCCGGACGTCCTGGCCCTAGCGCGTGAGCGGATCTCGTCCACCCACGCGTTGCTGGAGGAGACGCTGGCCGCCATCCGGCGCGCCGAGGCCGAACGCGCCGAGGCGCTGGCCACCGCCTCCGAGGAGCGCCACGCGGCCCGCACCGAGCGGGAGCGGGCCGAAGTGGGGACCGACCGCGCCCGGCGGGAGGCGGCTCGGATCCTGTTGGAGGCGCGGCGCGCGGCCGACTCGCTCCTCGAAGCCGCTGAACGCGAGGTCGCCGAGGCCCGGCGGGGGGCCCGCAGTTCCGATTCCGCGGCCCTGGCCGAACTTGGGGCGCGCACGGCTCGCCGCCGGGCCCGCATCGCCGCCACGCCGGCGCCCGCGGGGCTGGCCGCAGACGAAGCTGCGCTCGAGCCCGGACCCCAACCCCGCGTTGGGCTGTGGGGTCGCAGCCGGACCTTGGGACGGAGCGGGCGGATCGCTGCCATCAGCGGCCGCACCGGGCGAGTCACGTTGGACGCGGATGGCGCTCGTTTGGTGGTCCCCGGCGACGATGTCGAGATCGTGGACGAGCCAGGGGCCGCACCACCCGAGCGTGACCTGGCGGCCGAGGAGCTGGTGCGCCGCGCCGCCGCCGAACTCCCTCCTAGCCTGGACCTGCGAGGTGAGCGCGTCGAGGCCGCCCTGGAGCGGCTGGCGACCCATCTCGACCAGGCACTACTGGCCGGCGCCGACCAGGTCGTCATCATTCACGGGGCTGGAACCGGAGCGCTGCGACGCGCCATCCGCGAGTACCTGGCCGACCATCCGCGGGTCCGCACCCAGCGGCGTGGACGGCGCGAGGAAGGCGGAGACGGAGCGACGGTCGGGGAGCTCTAGCCGCCTAGGGAGTCGGCTCGGGAGTAGGCGTCGGCTCCGGGGTAGGCGTCGGCTCCGGGGTAGGCGTCGGCTCCGGGGTAGGCGTCGGCCGCGGGGTCGGGGTGGACGTAGGCACCGCGCCTGGGGTGCACTCTTCGGCCGGCGCCAACGGGGCGTCCAGCGACCCGAGCGGCGCCCGTGGCGGCTCCTCGCGACCATACCACCGCTTGATCCACGCCAGGTTGGAGGCTTCCCAGATGGCGTGGTGATCGTCCCATCCGACCAGGTCGAGGTATACCCGGAGGCCAGGCGGGGCAGGCGTCGGCTCCGGGATCGGCTCGCCGGACGGGACAGGCGCAGCGGTGGGCCCGGGAGTCGCGGGGACGTAGTCACCACAGCCGGCCTGCCAGATCTTCCCGGTCGCGGCCTCGACGGCCAGCTCGCGGTGCGCATCGTCGGTAGCCAGGCTCGGGCCGGCAGCCATGAAGATCTCGCCCATGGTCGTGGTCGTGAATTCGCCGGGCGCCTGACCGGTCATGGCGTCGATCGTCCGATCCACGATCCCCTCGGGTCGGACGAAGTCGCGCACCGGGAGGGCGTTGAGAGCCGTGACCTCGGTCATGTAGTCGTGCCAGATGAACGTGGGGCCATCGGCCGCGAACACGGAGTCGATGGACGTGAAGTCGCTGTTCCCGACCCACACGCCGGTGATGAGCGCTCCCTCGTCGAGCTCCGGGTCGGGATCGGCGGCCAGGTAGCCGAAGGCCTGCAGGTCGCGGAAGTCGGTGGTGGTGCCGGTCTTGAGGGTGGCCGGCCGGCGGCCGGCATCGGTCAGGAGCTGGAAGCGCGGGCCCCACAACGCGTTCTGCGCCGGATCGGTGTTGTCGGCCAGGATGTCGCTGACCAGGTATGCCGCCTGGGGCGAGATGGCCTGAACCGGGTCGGGGCCGTCGGTGGCCCGGTCGTACAGGACGTTGCCGTCGCGGTCCACGATGCGCTCGATCAGGTACGGCTCGCGGTAGATCCCGCCGTTGGCCAGCGTGCCATAGGCGGCGGCCAGATCAATCATTCGCACTCCGATCGTGCCCAGGGTCAGCGACGCGACGTTCGGGTCCTGGGCCGGGTCCCACTCGAGGCCCAGCCGCTCGGCCTGGTCCACGACCTGCGCGGTCCCGATCAGCTGCTGGGCCTTGGTGACCGGGATGTTGAGCGAGAACTTCAGCGCATCGCGGACCCGAACCGGGCCCCGCTCGCCCAGGTCCGCGTCGCGGACCGGGTAGCCGGGCACGATCTCGGTCGAGACGTCCATGAACATCGTGGCCGGGGTGATGGTCCCGGTCTCGAACCCGGTCGCGTAGGTGACGGGTTTGAATGCCGATCCGGACTGGCGGAAGGCCTGGCCCACGACGTCGAACTGGGGCTGGTGGATGGGGGTGGCCTCCCCGTCGAAGTTAGCGCTTCCCACGTAGGCCACCACCGCTCCGGTCCGGTAGTTGAGGGTGACGATGGCGTCGTTGCCGATGTTCCGGCCCTGGAGCTGGTTGATCCAGTTCATGGCATCGGCGCCGTAGCGGGCCGCCAGCTCTTCATCGGTCAACCGATCCATGTCGTAAGCCACCTGCGCCCACTTCTCGGCGGTCACCTGGTAGCCGTCGTAGTCGAGTGTGGTCTCGATCCGCAACCCGCCGCGGTCGATGATGTCCTCCGCGCCCAGCAGCTCGGCCACCTCGCGTCGGGTGGCGTACACGAAATGGGGAGCCAGGAACTCGGGCGTCTCGGGGACGATGACGTAGACCGGCTGGCGCACGATGGCGTCGCGCTGGAAATCGGTCAGGTAGCCGAGCTCGACCATGTCGTCCAGGACGCCGTACCGAATCAGGACCGGCTCCGCGTCGTCGGGAACTTCCAGGACACCGGGGATCTCCAGTCCTTCGGCGTCCATGGCCTGCCGCCCGTACTGGGTGGGGTCGAGGTCCGACGGGGCGCGCAGCAGGCCCGCCAGCAGCGCCGCTTCGCCCGGGGTCACGTTGTGCTCGGGCGCTGGATCGGTGAAGTCCTTGCCGAAATAGCGGTCCACGGCGGCCCAGATCCCGTAGCCGTTGTTGCCGTAGTACATCTCGTTGAGGAAGAACTCCATGATCTGGGCCTTTCCCTCCTCGCCCGGGTAGGCTGCATCCAGTCGGAGGGCGAGCATGGCCTCCTTGATCTTCCGTTCGAGCTGGCGTCCGGGATCGGCCATCAGCTCAGGCGGCAGGAGCACGCTGCGGACGAGTTGCTGGCAGATGGTCGAGGCTCCGGATATGACCTCGCCGGCGGACACGTTCTGGAGCAGGGCACGCACGATGGCTCGCGGATCGACACACGGGTTGTCCCAGAACGTATGGTCCTCGGCCGACACGGTGGCCTCGACCAGGACGGTCGGGATCTCGTCAAAGCCCACGACCCGGCGGTTGGTGGCGGCGAATGTCGCCAGCTCACGGCCATCGGCGGAGACGACGAGCGAACCCTCGTCGGGGGTGTAGTCCTCGAGGGCGGTGACGTCGGGGAGTGAGCCGGCGTACGCGGTGTACAGGAACACCGCGCTGAGCACGATGCCCACCCCGAGCACCGCAAAGGTGGCGAGGATCACGGCGGGCAATGGCTGAACGCGCATCCGGGGCGCGGCGCCGGTCCGCGCGGGCGATCCGTAGCCCGCCGGCGGCGGAGGTGACAAGGTCACGGCCGCGAACTCTAGCAGAGCGGCCCGAAGGGTGCCGTCCGGCGCTCGGGGGCGCGTACCATCGGGGCATGGATCGCGTCGGCGCCATCGAGGACCTCCTGACCCGCCGCGTGGCCCAGGTGGTCGAGAGCGAGGCGCTCCGGACGCTCCTCGCCGGGGCCCGCCCCCTGCGGGTGAAGCTGGGCTTCGATCCCACCAGCCCGGACCTGCACATCGGTCATGGCGTCGTTCTCGAGCGGCTGCGCGCGTTCCAGGACCTGGGACACACGGCGGTGCTCGTGGTGGGGGACACCACGGCCCAGATCGGGGATCCGTCGGAGCGCAACACGACCCGCCCCATCCTGTCGGCGGACGAGGTCCGGGCCAACGCCGAGACCTACCTGGCCCAGTTCCACCGCGTCGTGGACGAGGCCAGGACCGAAGTTCGCTGGCAGTCCGAGTGGTTCGACACGTTCGGCCTGCGCGAGGTATTCGCGCTCATGAGCCGGTTCACGCTGGCCCGCATGATCGAGCGCGACACCTTCGCCAAACGCCTGGCCGAGGGCGCGCCGGTGTCGATGCACGAGACCCTGTACCCGCTGCTCCAGGCCTACGACTCGGTCGCGGTCCAGGCCGACGTCGAGCTGGGCGGCACCGACCAGACCTTCAACCTGCTGGTCGGCCGCGACGTGCAGCGCGACTTCGGCCAGGACCCCCAGCAGATCCTGACCTGCGAGCTGCTGGTCGGCATCGACGGGGTGGCGAAGATGAGCAAGTCGCTGGGCAACGCGATTGGCTTGACCGATCCGCCGTACGAGCAATACGCCCGCACCATGAGCATCCCCGACAGCCTGCTTCCGAACTGGGCGCGCCTGGTCACGCGCTGGACCGATGCCGAAGCCGAAACCTTCCTGGCCGATCTGTCCGCGGATCGCATCCATCCCAAGGCGGCGAAGCAGCAGCTGGCGCGCGAGATCGTGTCCCGCTGGCACGCCGAACAGGCGGCGGCCGAGGCAGAGGACCGCTGGGAGCAGGAAGTGAGTGGTGGGCAGGTCGTGTCCGAGATGGAGGAGACGACAGTGACGATCCCCCTGGCCGGGATCAGCCTTCCCGACCTGCTGGTCGCCGCCGGTCTCGCGTCGTCACGGAGCGTGGGGCGCCGCCTTGTCCGGCAGGGCGGGGTGCGGGTGGACGGGGAAGTCCAGACCGATGAGCTGCGGATGTTCGCGGCCGGGACGGACCACGAGGTTCGGGTTGGGAAGCGCCAGGCCGCGCGAGTGCGCCTGACCTGACTGCGCCCAGACGGGTGCGGGGTGGTTAGTGACGCTCTCCGGCGGCGACCTTGGACTGGTGCTCGGCGATCACCTTGTCGGCAATCGTGTGCGGGACCTCGGCGTAGTGATCCAGCTTCTGGGAGAAGCGGCCGCGACCCTGGGTGATGCTCCGCAGCTCAGTGGCGTAATGGAACATCTCGGCCTGCGGCACCTGGGCGCGCAGGTACTGGGTCCCGTCGGCGGAGTCCATGCCCAGCACGTGCCCGCGCTTGGCGGTGATCTGTCCCATCACGTCGCCCATGTACTCGTCAGGGACGATGACCTCGACCTCGAGGACCGGCTCCAGGAGAGCCGGGTCCGCATCGGTGAATGCCTTCTTGAGGGCTTGCGAGGCCGCGATCTTGAACGCCATCTCGGACGAGTCGACGGTGTGATACGAGCCGTCCACCAGGGTGGCCTTGAGGTCGACGACCGGGTAGCCGGCCAGAACCCCCTCGGCCATGGACTCACGGAGGCCCTTTTCGACGGCCGGGATGTACTGCTTGGGCACCGCCCCGCCCACGATCCGATCACCGAACACGAACCCTTCGCCGGCCTCGTTGGGCTCGAACTCGATGACCACGTGCCCAAATTGGCCGTGGCCACCGGTTTGGCGCTTGAATCGGTTGTCGATCTTGGCCGGGCGCCGGATGGTCTCGCGGTACGGCACGCGCGGGGCCACCACCTTCACCGCCGCGCCGAACTTGCGCTTCAACCGATCCACGATGACATCGACGTGGGCGTCTCCCATGGCGGTCAGGATGGTCTGGGACGTTGCCGCCTCACGGTGGACCCGCATGCACGGTTCCTCCTCGAGCATCCGGTTGAGGGCCTGTCCCAGCTTGTCGAGGTCGGCCTTGGACTCAGGTTCCACCGCGACCTGGAGAGTCGGCTCGGGGAACGTGAAGGCCGGCAGCTGGACCGCCTCGGAACGTTCCGCCACCAGCGTGTCGCCGGCATGGGTCGAGGCCAGCTTGGCGACGGCGGCAATGTCGCCGGGGCCGACCTGGGGCAGGTTGACCTGCTCCTTTCCCTGGAGGGCCAGCAGGTTGCCGAACCGCTCGTCCTCACGCCGGGTGGCGTTGTGGAGGTGGCCCTGGGCTTTGAGGGCGCCGGAGACGACCCGGAAGTAGGTCAGGCGGCCCACGAACGGGTCTGCGGTGACCTTGAACACCTGAGCGACGAACGGGCCCGCCGGATCGGGCTCGATGAGCGTGCCGTCGGTGGTGGTGCGAGCCCCGACCTCGGCCGCCGACGGCACGTGGCGGGCGATCATCCGGATCAGCTCGCGGACCCCGATGTTGCGAAGGGCCGACCCCACGAACACGGGCACCACCGACCCGTCCCGCGTGCCGGTATGGAGGGCCGTCTCGATCTCCGCATCCGAGATCACCTCGCCCTCCAGGTACTTGAGCATGAGATCGTCCGATGCTTCGGCCGCGGCCTCGATGAGGGCCTGGCGGCGGGACTCCTCGGCCGCACGCATGTCGTCCGGGATGGGCACCTCCTTCGGCTCCCCGTTGTCGTAGATCGAGGCGTGCTGCTCCACGACGTCGATGTAGCCGCGGAACGACTCCGCGGCGCCGATGGGCAGGTAGACCGGCGCGATCTTGGGGCCGAAGGCCGTCTTCAGCTGGTCCAGGGTGGCGTCGTAGTTGGCGTTCTCGCGGTCCATCTTGTTGACGAACACCATGCGCGGCAGGCGCCGCGCATCGGCCAGCCGCCAGACCGCATCCGTCCCGACCTCTACCCCGGCCGATGCGTCAACGACCACGATGGCGGCATCCACGGCTGCCAGAGCCTGGACGACATCGGCCTGGAAGTCGGCGTAGCCGGGGGTGTCGACCAGGGTGATGCGGGCGCCCTCGGCCTCGAACGTGCCGATGCCCAGGTTGATGGAATGGTGCCGGCGCTGCTCGTCGGGCTCCCAGTCCAGGGCGGCGGTGCCGGCTTCGACCGATCCGAGGCGGGGGATGGCTCCGGCGTCGAAGAGCATGGCCTCGGCGAGGCTGGTCTTGCCTGCGCCACCATGGGCGATGAGGGCGACGTTCCGGATCCGATCGGGCGTGGTCGGCTTCATGCGGCTCCTCGGGCGGGGACGGCCATTATAGGGAGCGGCAGGTTCAGCGGCCGCGGAGCTCCAGCCCAAGCCGGATGTAGAAAACGGGGGCCAGGATCACCCCGGTGAGTGCCGCTGGGACGGCCACCAACAGGTTGGTCGGGACCAGGACGATCAGGCGCGCCAGGTAGACGACCACCAGCATCACACCCAGCAGAAAGCCCAGGTTGGACACCCGGCGTGAGAGGGCCCGGCTGCGTCGGGCCTCGGCCGCCAGGACAAGCAGCCCGAGGCCGGAGACACCGAAGGTGAGAAGGCCTCGAGGGTCAACCGGGCTGGGTAGCCCGGCGTCGGTGATGACGTCGGCGGCGGGTGGGTTGAGGACGTTCGCCAGGTCGTACCCGCCATGCGCTACCGCGCCGAACGCCCCCATCAGAGCCAGGGCCAGGCCGATCAGGGCAATGCCATGGCTGACGGCGCTGACCCGGCGGTAAACGGCCACCAGCACGACAAGGCTGAGCACGCCGCCCAGCGCGAGGGCGATCGAGGCCACCAGCATGCCGAGCGCGGGGTTCGCGCCCAGGACGACCCCGCCCAGGAACGCGACAGCGTAGACGACCCCGCCGATCCCGGCCGCGATGGCGGCCAGCCCCGCCCAGTGCTCGAAGTTCGAGTCGGCGCCACGATCGGCGGAGGGCCGGGTCACTCCGGGAGCATACAATCCGACGCGTATGTCGGGACATAGCAAGTGGTCTCAAATCAAGCGGCAGAAGGGGGCCAACGACGCCAAGCGCGGGGCGCTGTTCACCAAGTTGACCCGCGAGATCATCACCGCCGCGCGCCAGGGCGGATCCGATCAGGAAGCCAATTACCGGCTCCGGATGGCGGTCGACAAGGCACGGGCCAACTCCATGCCCGTGGACAACATCAAGCGCGCCATCGAACGAGCCACCGGGTCAGGGGCCGATGCCGAGCAATACGAGGAGATCACGTACGAGGGCCTGGGCCCCGCGAACGTCGCGGTCGTCGTGGCCGCCATGACGGACAACAGGAACCGGACCGCCGCCGCGGTCCGGGCCATCTTCACCCGGTCCGGTGGCTCCTTCACCCCCGTGTCGTGGCAGTTCGAGCACCGCGGGGTCCTGTCGGTTCCGCTCAAGGGAAGCGACCCGGACGAGGTGTCGCTGGCGGCCATCGATGCGGGGGCAGTCGACGTGGGCTCGCCGGAGGGAGGCGCCATCCTGGTCGTGACCGAGCCGGGTGCCCTGGAGCGTGTGCGGAGCGCCCTGACCGATGCCGGGTTCGCGCCCGACACCGCCGAGGTGTCGCTGGAGCCGACGACCAGGGTTGAGATCGCCGATGAGCGCGCCGCTCGCCAGGTCCTGGAATTCGTCGAGCACCTCGAGGACCTTGACGATGTCCAGACCGTCTATGCCAACTTCGACATTCCCGACGCCCTGATGGAGCAGCTCGAGGCATCGGTCGTCGGAGGATGATCGCGCTCGGAATCGATCCCGGATCCGCGGCCTGCGGATTCGGGGTGGTCGCGTCCGATGGGTCGAACCTGCGATTCGTGGATGCCGGCACGGTGCGCACGGACCCCGCACGACCCGAGGCCGCGCGCCTGGCGGAGCTCGAGGCGGCCCTGGACCGGCTGGTGGCCGAGCACCACCCCGACCGGGTGGCGGTCGAGCGCCTCTACTTTCAGCGCAACGTGCGGACCGCCATGGCCGTGGGCCAGGCGCGCGGGGTGGCGCTGCTGGTCGCCGCGCGGCACGGACTGGCGGTGAGTGAACCCACCCCCAACGAGGTGAAGCTGGCCGTGTGCGGCAACGGGGCGGCGGACAAGCGGCAGGTGGCGGTCATGGTGGGCCGTCTGCTGGGG from Chloroflexota bacterium encodes:
- a CDS encoding CvpA family protein; amino-acid sequence: MEVIAEFTVTDLVVLVTLAGGVLMGFTQGTLRYVLSSVAVLVAFVVASLLKGPIADALGTVWRASTPAQQELWIYVLLLAISIIGGWFLVRMFYRQTRLPIYRRLDEIGGAVLGVLFVILVYSVTLVALDTYFLQADQAVVDASPGLGALYQFLNDSVLVSWFRDYVIPIAGFVLRPFVPDDIDQFLGS
- a CDS encoding DNA-3-methyladenine glycosylase, giving the protein MGAFLTHETPEGRVTVRLVETEAYLGPEDPAAHSARGPTARNEPMWGPPGHLYVYRIYGIHDCVNVVCGPGTKPEAVLLRGGEVIEGEELARRRRGPKPSTARLAAGPGNLGRALGIGRDLSGADLLTGPVSLIMGAPPPAVASRPRVGVGYAGAWAARPYRFVIPNDPHLSRR
- a CDS encoding endonuclease MutS2, whose product is MTRTSRAAEPDPASLRALEFAAITEQLAARTAFAPSREMAEATLPVGDAVHVAFLHDQTDEAMRLLELHADATIGGARDIRPALARARRGGRLVPADLLDVAGTLHATDLFRRRLTRWPGPQLAGVREDLEPAPALREQIERSIDPGGEILDSASPALKTARRRIRVAQERLRERLNAMLHSPDLAGAIGDAIVTQRGGRYVIPVRAEAKGRVPGIVHDQSASAATLFIEPLAVVELNNAWTEATLEAAEEEKRVLEALSREVERQAEALSTSLAGLARADLWLARARLAGEMDAVRPAVAEDAVELLSARHPLLGAEAVPIDLRLGERFGYRALVITGPNTGGKTVALKTLGLLALMHQAGLRVPAADGARLPVFARIMADIGDEQSIAQSLSTFSSHLRNVVRFLEVAGPQTLVLLDEIGAGTDPTEGSALAMAVLTVLLERGALVAATTHYAELKAFAEIQPGVTNAAVEFDVATLRPTYHLSIGLPGASQAFAIAERLGLAPDVLALARERISSTHALLEETLAAIRRAEAERAEALATASEERHAARTERERAEVGTDRARREAARILLEARRAADSLLEAAEREVAEARRGARSSDSAALAELGARTARRRARIAATPAPAGLAADEAALEPGPQPRVGLWGRSRTLGRSGRIAAISGRTGRVTLDADGARLVVPGDDVEIVDEPGAAPPERDLAAEELVRRAAAELPPSLDLRGERVEAALERLATHLDQALLAGADQVVIIHGAGTGALRRAIREYLADHPRVRTQRRGRREEGGDGATVGEL
- a CDS encoding transglycosylase domain-containing protein, with the protein product MTLSPPPPAGYGSPARTGAAPRMRVQPLPAVILATFAVLGVGIVLSAVFLYTAYAGSLPDVTALEDYTPDEGSLVVSADGRELATFAATNRRVVGFDEIPTVLVEATVSAEDHTFWDNPCVDPRAIVRALLQNVSAGEVISGASTICQQLVRSVLLPPELMADPGRQLERKIKEAMLALRLDAAYPGEEGKAQIMEFFLNEMYYGNNGYGIWAAVDRYFGKDFTDPAPEHNVTPGEAALLAGLLRAPSDLDPTQYGRQAMDAEGLEIPGVLEVPDDAEPVLIRYGVLDDMVELGYLTDFQRDAIVRQPVYVIVPETPEFLAPHFVYATRREVAELLGAEDIIDRGGLRIETTLDYDGYQVTAEKWAQVAYDMDRLTDEELAARYGADAMNWINQLQGRNIGNDAIVTLNYRTGAVVAYVGSANFDGEATPIHQPQFDVVGQAFRQSGSAFKPVTYATGFETGTITPATMFMDVSTEIVPGYPVRDADLGERGPVRVRDALKFSLNIPVTKAQQLIGTAQVVDQAERLGLEWDPAQDPNVASLTLGTIGVRMIDLAAAYGTLANGGIYREPYLIERIVDRDGNVLYDRATDGPDPVQAISPQAAYLVSDILADNTDPAQNALWGPRFQLLTDAGRRPATLKTGTTTDFRDLQAFGYLAADPDPELDEGALITGVWVGNSDFTSIDSVFAADGPTFIWHDYMTEVTALNALPVRDFVRPEGIVDRTIDAMTGQAPGEFTTTTMGEIFMAAGPSLATDDAHRELAVEAATGKIWQAGCGDYVPATPGPTAAPVPSGEPIPEPTPAPPGLRVYLDLVGWDDHHAIWEASNLAWIKRWYGREEPPRAPLGSLDAPLAPAEECTPGAVPTSTPTPRPTPTPEPTPTPEPTPTPEPTPTPEPTP
- the tyrS gene encoding tyrosine--tRNA ligase, with the protein product MDRVGAIEDLLTRRVAQVVESEALRTLLAGARPLRVKLGFDPTSPDLHIGHGVVLERLRAFQDLGHTAVLVVGDTTAQIGDPSERNTTRPILSADEVRANAETYLAQFHRVVDEARTEVRWQSEWFDTFGLREVFALMSRFTLARMIERDTFAKRLAEGAPVSMHETLYPLLQAYDSVAVQADVELGGTDQTFNLLVGRDVQRDFGQDPQQILTCELLVGIDGVAKMSKSLGNAIGLTDPPYEQYARTMSIPDSLLPNWARLVTRWTDAEAETFLADLSADRIHPKAAKQQLAREIVSRWHAEQAAAEAEDRWEQEVSGGQVVSEMEETTVTIPLAGISLPDLLVAAGLASSRSVGRRLVRQGGVRVDGEVQTDELRMFAAGTDHEVRVGKRQAARVRLT
- the fusA gene encoding elongation factor G, with the protein product MKPTTPDRIRNVALIAHGGAGKTSLAEAMLFDAGAIPRLGSVEAGTAALDWEPDEQRRHHSINLGIGTFEAEGARITLVDTPGYADFQADVVQALAAVDAAIVVVDASAGVEVGTDAVWRLADARRLPRMVFVNKMDRENANYDATLDQLKTAFGPKIAPVYLPIGAAESFRGYIDVVEQHASIYDNGEPKEVPIPDDMRAAEESRRQALIEAAAEASDDLMLKYLEGEVISDAEIETALHTGTRDGSVVPVFVGSALRNIGVRELIRMIARHVPSAAEVGARTTTDGTLIEPDPAGPFVAQVFKVTADPFVGRLTYFRVVSGALKAQGHLHNATRREDERFGNLLALQGKEQVNLPQVGPGDIAAVAKLASTHAGDTLVAERSEAVQLPAFTFPEPTLQVAVEPESKADLDKLGQALNRMLEEEPCMRVHREAATSQTILTAMGDAHVDVIVDRLKRKFGAAVKVVAPRVPYRETIRRPAKIDNRFKRQTGGHGQFGHVVIEFEPNEAGEGFVFGDRIVGGAVPKQYIPAVEKGLRESMAEGVLAGYPVVDLKATLVDGSYHTVDSSEMAFKIAASQALKKAFTDADPALLEPVLEVEVIVPDEYMGDVMGQITAKRGHVLGMDSADGTQYLRAQVPQAEMFHYATELRSITQGRGRFSQKLDHYAEVPHTIADKVIAEHQSKVAAGERH
- a CDS encoding YebC/PmpR family DNA-binding transcriptional regulator, producing MSGHSKWSQIKRQKGANDAKRGALFTKLTREIITAARQGGSDQEANYRLRMAVDKARANSMPVDNIKRAIERATGSGADAEQYEEITYEGLGPANVAVVVAAMTDNRNRTAAAVRAIFTRSGGSFTPVSWQFEHRGVLSVPLKGSDPDEVSLAAIDAGAVDVGSPEGGAILVVTEPGALERVRSALTDAGFAPDTAEVSLEPTTRVEIADERAARQVLEFVEHLEDLDDVQTVYANFDIPDALMEQLEASVVGG